A section of the Rhizobium sp. Pop5 genome encodes:
- a CDS encoding MFS transporter: MTDTQWDAASAKPGSIFWKRNLAISLIGSFTTIVAMTLLLPFLPLYVEELGVSDHAAIVQWSGIAYGATFFAAALVAPLWGRLGDIYGRKLMLVRASLGMTLSISLMGMAGNVWQLVALRLFVGLAGGYASGSMVLVATQTPKDRSAWALGVLSSGIMAGNLVGPLIGGALPPIIGIRGTFLAAGGMIFLAFLATAFLIKEEKSPARKQAAKANGGWKSIADKRPVIAMLATGMLLMFANMSIEPIITVYVAQIVSVENEVTMISGLVMSAAALGSILSASRLGRLADRIGHWPVIAGALAVAGLLLLPQAFVTSSWQLIILRFLMGAALGGLLPCIAAVIRHSVPDSAAGSILGLSVSSQYVGQVAGPILGGFIGGHVGMRAVFLGTSLLLLAGAAYAWTVRPRDAERSGST, from the coding sequence ATGACAGATACGCAATGGGACGCGGCCAGCGCCAAACCGGGCTCAATCTTCTGGAAGCGCAATCTCGCCATTTCGCTGATCGGCTCCTTCACCACGATCGTGGCGATGACGTTGCTGCTTCCCTTCTTGCCGCTCTATGTCGAGGAACTCGGCGTCAGTGACCATGCGGCGATCGTGCAATGGTCGGGCATCGCTTATGGCGCCACCTTCTTCGCCGCTGCGCTCGTCGCGCCGCTCTGGGGTCGGCTCGGCGACATTTACGGCCGTAAGCTGATGCTGGTGCGTGCGAGCCTCGGCATGACGCTGTCAATCTCGCTGATGGGCATGGCCGGCAATGTCTGGCAGCTGGTGGCGTTGCGCCTCTTCGTCGGGCTTGCCGGCGGCTATGCCTCGGGCTCGATGGTGCTGGTGGCGACGCAGACGCCGAAAGACCGTTCGGCCTGGGCACTCGGCGTTCTCTCCTCCGGCATCATGGCCGGCAACCTCGTCGGGCCGCTTATCGGCGGAGCGCTGCCGCCCATCATCGGCATCCGCGGTACGTTTCTCGCCGCCGGCGGCATGATCTTCCTCGCCTTCCTCGCCACGGCCTTCCTGATCAAGGAGGAGAAATCGCCGGCCCGCAAGCAGGCGGCGAAGGCGAACGGTGGATGGAAATCCATTGCCGACAAGCGGCCTGTCATCGCCATGCTGGCAACCGGCATGCTTCTGATGTTCGCCAATATGTCGATCGAGCCGATCATCACCGTCTATGTCGCGCAGATCGTGTCCGTCGAGAATGAGGTGACGATGATCTCCGGCCTCGTGATGTCGGCGGCCGCCCTCGGCAGCATTCTTTCGGCCTCGCGGCTCGGCAGGCTTGCCGACCGGATCGGCCACTGGCCAGTCATAGCGGGCGCACTCGCCGTCGCCGGGCTGCTGTTGCTCCCGCAGGCCTTCGTCACCAGTTCCTGGCAGCTGATCATCCTGCGTTTCCTGATGGGCGCGGCACTCGGCGGACTTCTGCCCTGCATCGCCGCCGTCATCCGCCACAGCGTGCCCGACAGCGCGGCCGGAAGCATTCTCGGGCTGTCGGTCTCCTCGCAATATGTCGGCCAGGTGGCCGGCCCCATCCTCGGCGGCTTCATCGGCGGACATGTCGGCATGCGGGCCGTGTTCCTCGGAACCTCTCTGCTGCTGCTGGCCGGTGCGGCCTATGCCTGGACGGTGCGGCCGAGGGATGCGGAGAGATCGGGCTCGACCTGA
- a CDS encoding HlyD family secretion protein produces MVELPRKEVFDNVRQPDAAPVAEAPVNEAPMVEAQLAKAPKRTGRRIIKRTVLAAVLLAGVAFAGDFGYRYWTVGRFIESTDDAYVKADYTTVAPKVAGYIKEVLVNDNDAVKAGQVLARIDDRDFQAALAQARADLKAAEAAIGNIDAQIALQQSVIAQAKATIDASQASLDFAVSDAARSARLITNGAGTQSRAEQSQSARDQATAAVARDRAALVAAENKVPVLQTQREQTVAQRDRAASAAHQAELNLSYTDIVAAVDGTVGARSIRVGQYVTSGTQLMAVVPLHAVYVVANFKETQLTYVRPGQPVEIKVDSFPDKAIKGHVDSVSPASGLEFSLLPPDNATGNFTKIVQRIPVKIVIDDEVLSGLLRSGMSVEPKIDTKAVQASRTAEEGLSSHAG; encoded by the coding sequence ATGGTTGAGTTGCCCCGCAAGGAAGTTTTCGACAATGTCAGGCAGCCGGATGCGGCGCCCGTCGCCGAAGCCCCTGTTAACGAAGCGCCTATGGTCGAAGCACAGCTCGCGAAAGCACCCAAAAGGACCGGCCGCCGGATCATCAAGCGCACCGTCCTTGCAGCTGTCCTGCTTGCCGGTGTCGCCTTCGCAGGTGATTTCGGCTACCGTTACTGGACGGTCGGCCGCTTCATCGAATCCACCGATGATGCCTATGTGAAGGCCGATTACACCACCGTTGCCCCGAAGGTCGCCGGCTATATCAAGGAAGTGCTCGTCAACGACAACGACGCGGTCAAGGCCGGGCAGGTTCTCGCCCGTATCGATGACCGCGATTTCCAGGCAGCGCTTGCGCAGGCGAGGGCCGATCTGAAGGCGGCAGAGGCCGCCATCGGCAATATCGACGCCCAGATCGCCCTGCAGCAGTCGGTCATCGCGCAGGCCAAGGCGACGATCGATGCCTCGCAGGCGTCGCTGGACTTTGCTGTCTCCGACGCCGCGCGCTCGGCTCGCCTCATCACCAACGGCGCGGGCACACAGTCCCGTGCCGAACAGAGCCAGTCGGCCCGTGACCAGGCAACTGCGGCCGTCGCGCGCGATCGGGCCGCTCTTGTCGCAGCGGAGAACAAGGTACCGGTTCTTCAGACCCAGCGCGAGCAGACCGTTGCCCAGCGTGACCGCGCTGCCTCCGCTGCTCACCAGGCAGAGCTCAATCTCTCCTATACCGATATTGTGGCCGCGGTCGACGGCACGGTCGGCGCCCGTTCGATCCGCGTCGGCCAGTACGTCACGTCGGGCACGCAGCTTATGGCTGTCGTGCCGCTGCATGCGGTCTACGTCGTTGCCAATTTCAAGGAAACGCAGCTGACCTACGTCCGCCCCGGTCAGCCGGTAGAGATCAAGGTCGACAGTTTTCCTGACAAGGCGATCAAGGGCCATGTCGACAGTGTCTCGCCGGCAAGTGGCCTGGAATTCTCGCTGCTTCCGCCAGATAATGCCACCGGCAACTTCACCAAGATCGTCCAGCGCATTCCGGTCAAGATCGTCATCGATGACGAGGTTCTGAGCGGCCTCCTGCGCTCGGGCATGTCGGTCGAGCCCAAGATCGATACCAAGGCTGTTCAGGCCTCCAGGACAGCCGAAGAGGGATTATCCAGCCACGCTGGATGA
- the gstA gene encoding glutathione transferase GstA, protein MKLYMHAAACSLSPHIICRELGLDIELIQVDRQTHRTSKGEDYLAINGNGYVPALMLDDGKVLTEGPAIVQFLADSVPHGGAMLPAVGDLRRNEIQSYLNFITAELHKPMVLLFNPIYAAVHEEIRTLISKRLAWLNGRLAGPYLTGDAFTVADAYLFVCLNWSPWTDIDLKQWPALHGFMARVAARPKVREALQAEDLQAFDADGVYFAPQAYLASAGRTGEPVRP, encoded by the coding sequence ATGAAACTCTATATGCACGCTGCGGCCTGCTCGCTTTCGCCGCACATCATCTGCCGGGAACTCGGGCTTGATATCGAGCTCATCCAGGTCGACCGGCAAACCCACAGGACGAGCAAAGGCGAGGATTACCTCGCCATCAACGGCAACGGCTATGTCCCGGCGCTGATGCTCGACGACGGCAAGGTACTGACCGAGGGGCCGGCAATCGTGCAGTTCCTCGCCGACAGCGTTCCTCATGGGGGAGCCATGCTGCCTGCGGTCGGCGATCTGCGCCGCAACGAGATCCAATCCTATCTCAATTTCATCACCGCCGAACTGCACAAGCCGATGGTGCTGCTCTTCAACCCGATCTATGCCGCCGTGCACGAGGAGATACGCACGCTGATATCGAAACGGCTCGCGTGGCTGAACGGTCGTCTGGCCGGACCCTATCTCACCGGCGATGCCTTCACGGTGGCGGACGCCTACCTCTTCGTCTGCCTGAATTGGTCGCCCTGGACCGACATCGATCTCAAACAATGGCCGGCGCTCCACGGCTTCATGGCCCGCGTGGCGGCACGTCCGAAGGTGCGCGAGGCATTGCAGGCGGAAGACCTCCAGGCCTTCGATGCCGATGGCGTCTATTTCGCCCCGCAGGCCTATCTCGCCTCGGCCGGACGGACGGGCGAACCGGTGCGACCGTAA
- a CDS encoding class I SAM-dependent methyltransferase, translating into MPELRNRAEDQQKIYQRWAPVYDRFYRGILRDGHRKLAALAAAAGTDILEIGVGTGLTLGHYPRRCRVTGIDISEHMIARAREKARRESLQHVQALEVMDAHALAFADRSFDVVCLPFVITLIPDPERALDECARVLRPGGEIILASKLGDGAGLQGAIETAVAPLVRHIGWSSAFRLRRIVAWAERRGDFAAAEILPVFPNGFFKIVRLKQRGFAA; encoded by the coding sequence GGCGGAAGATCAGCAGAAAATCTATCAGCGCTGGGCGCCGGTCTATGACCGCTTTTATCGCGGCATCCTGCGCGATGGCCATCGCAAGCTTGCCGCGCTCGCGGCCGCCGCCGGCACGGATATATTGGAGATCGGCGTCGGTACGGGCCTGACGCTCGGGCACTACCCGCGCCGCTGCCGGGTAACCGGTATCGATATTTCCGAACACATGATCGCGCGTGCCCGCGAAAAGGCGAGACGCGAAAGCCTGCAACATGTGCAGGCGCTTGAGGTTATGGACGCGCATGCGCTCGCTTTTGCCGATCGCTCGTTCGATGTGGTTTGCCTGCCCTTCGTCATCACTCTCATCCCCGATCCCGAGCGGGCACTGGACGAATGCGCCAGGGTGCTGCGGCCGGGCGGCGAGATCATCCTCGCCAGCAAGCTCGGCGACGGCGCCGGTCTGCAGGGCGCGATCGAGACGGCGGTGGCGCCGCTGGTGCGTCACATCGGCTGGTCATCCGCCTTCCGTCTTCGTCGCATCGTCGCCTGGGCCGAGCGCCGCGGCGATTTTGCGGCCGCCGAGATCCTGCCGGTCTTTCCGAACGGCTTCTTCAAGATCGTCCGGCTGAAACAGCGCGGGTTTGCCGCCTGA
- a CDS encoding adenylate/guanylate cyclase domain-containing protein: MISAIYAPDAERQIKTSAASTGALLSIIEWLSGDECHSLDEAGLVSGLGRKLQALGLPVDRLTLHLMTLHPEFIGRTIAWAPGEPVEIHDREHGARLAIANTPLRKVMESREQLVVGPGESMHGRWQHIDVFADRGLMQLIMAPLCNIDGPVGVAVFGTRRPAGFTASERQVIERILPALRNTSELRTLRQAELSLLDIYIGPLTASRILAGRIRRGEIESMEAALLLCDLRGFTELSNRLPGSTVLGLLNAYFDRIVPAITREGGEVLKFMGDAVLAFFPGYDADHSCGAALASARAILDEIDRFQYDGIGVKAGIALHYGEVSYGNVGSGRRLDFTLIGGDVNLVSRIQSACSELGEALLMSKPFREEAGAGDVISVGPHALKGFTDPVELFTIVR; encoded by the coding sequence ATGATATCAGCGATCTATGCTCCCGATGCCGAAAGGCAGATCAAGACCAGTGCCGCGAGCACCGGCGCGTTGCTCTCCATCATCGAATGGCTTTCCGGCGACGAATGCCATTCGCTCGACGAAGCCGGCCTCGTCTCTGGCCTCGGCCGCAAGCTTCAGGCGCTGGGCCTCCCGGTCGACCGGCTCACCCTGCATCTGATGACACTGCATCCCGAGTTTATCGGCCGCACGATCGCCTGGGCGCCGGGCGAGCCCGTCGAGATCCACGATCGTGAACATGGCGCGCGGCTCGCCATCGCCAATACGCCGCTGCGCAAGGTCATGGAAAGCCGCGAACAACTGGTCGTCGGCCCTGGCGAAAGCATGCACGGCCGCTGGCAGCATATCGATGTCTTCGCCGATCGGGGCCTTATGCAGCTTATCATGGCGCCGCTCTGCAATATCGACGGTCCCGTCGGCGTCGCCGTCTTCGGCACCAGGCGGCCGGCAGGCTTCACCGCCTCGGAGCGCCAGGTGATCGAACGCATCCTGCCGGCGCTGCGCAACACCAGCGAACTGCGCACTTTGCGCCAGGCCGAGCTCAGCCTGCTCGACATCTATATTGGTCCGCTGACGGCAAGCCGCATCCTGGCCGGTCGCATCCGCCGGGGCGAAATCGAATCGATGGAGGCAGCGCTACTGCTTTGCGATCTGCGCGGCTTTACCGAACTGTCGAACCGGCTGCCCGGCAGCACCGTGCTTGGGCTGCTGAACGCCTATTTCGACAGGATCGTACCGGCCATCACCCGCGAAGGCGGTGAGGTGCTGAAATTCATGGGCGACGCCGTGCTCGCCTTCTTCCCGGGCTATGATGCGGACCACTCCTGCGGCGCCGCTCTTGCATCCGCCCGCGCCATCCTCGATGAGATCGACCGGTTCCAATATGACGGCATCGGGGTGAAGGCCGGCATCGCCCTACATTATGGCGAGGTCAGCTACGGCAATGTCGGTTCCGGCCGCCGGCTCGACTTCACCTTGATCGGCGGCGACGTCAATCTGGTCAGTCGCATCCAGAGCGCTTGCAGCGAGTTGGGCGAGGCCTTGCTGATGTCGAAGCCGTTCCGCGAGGAGGCCGGGGCAGGGGACGTCATATCGGTCGGCCCGCACGCCCTGAAAGGTTTTACGGATCCGGTGGAGCTCTTCACGATCGTGCGGTAG
- a CDS encoding MDR family MFS transporter, whose protein sequence is MATLQIAANSNSPSRAAAAAPAKPAAISPLRMWSAVVGSTLGAFMAVLNIQIVNASLADIQGAIGAGTDDGGWISTSYLIAEIVVIPLSGWLARVFSVRTYLLANAILFLIFSVACAFAANLQQMIILRAIQGFSGGVLIPMAFTIIITLLPKPKQPIGLALFALSATFAPAIGPTIGGYLTENWGWEYIFYVNLVPGALMVGMLWASLDRAPMNLKLLAKGDWPGIITMAIGLAALQTVLEEGNKEDWFGSDFIVRLSVIAAVSLTLFLIIELKTAHPLLNLRLLVRRNFGFGIVANFLLGIALYGSVFVLPIYLTRIQGYNSEQIGMVLAWTGIPQLLLIPLVPRLMKRFDVRLLIIAGFALFAASNFMNVHMTGDYASDQLFWPNIVRAIGQALVFTPLSAIATAGIEQENAGSASALFNMMRNLGGAVGIASLQTFLSKREQFHSNILTKSVSVFEEATRDRIARLTAYFMSHGVSDQALASHKAVVAIALKVRKQANIMAFSDTFFLLGVALIIALMATLLLKKPGQLSGGGAH, encoded by the coding sequence ATGGCCACTCTTCAGATCGCCGCAAACAGCAATTCGCCCTCGCGCGCTGCGGCAGCAGCGCCTGCCAAGCCTGCCGCCATCAGCCCGCTGCGCATGTGGTCGGCCGTCGTCGGCTCCACGCTCGGCGCCTTCATGGCCGTCCTCAACATCCAGATCGTCAATGCCTCGCTGGCCGATATCCAGGGCGCGATCGGGGCCGGCACGGATGACGGCGGATGGATCTCGACCTCCTATCTGATCGCTGAGATCGTCGTCATTCCCTTGAGCGGCTGGCTGGCGCGTGTCTTCTCGGTCCGCACCTACCTGCTGGCCAATGCCATCCTCTTCCTGATCTTCTCCGTCGCCTGCGCTTTTGCGGCGAACCTCCAGCAGATGATCATTCTGCGCGCCATTCAGGGCTTTTCCGGCGGCGTGCTGATCCCGATGGCCTTCACCATCATCATCACGCTTCTGCCCAAACCCAAGCAGCCGATCGGCCTTGCTCTCTTTGCCCTTTCGGCCACCTTCGCCCCGGCCATCGGCCCGACGATCGGCGGCTATCTCACCGAGAATTGGGGCTGGGAATATATCTTCTACGTCAACCTCGTGCCCGGCGCATTGATGGTCGGCATGCTCTGGGCCTCGCTCGACCGTGCGCCGATGAACCTGAAACTGCTCGCCAAGGGCGACTGGCCTGGCATCATCACCATGGCGATCGGCCTGGCAGCTCTGCAGACCGTGCTGGAAGAGGGCAACAAGGAAGACTGGTTCGGGTCCGACTTCATCGTCCGGTTGTCCGTCATCGCCGCCGTTTCGCTGACGCTGTTTCTGATCATCGAGCTGAAGACGGCCCATCCGCTTCTGAACCTGCGGCTGCTGGTGCGGCGCAATTTCGGCTTCGGTATCGTCGCGAATTTCCTGCTCGGCATTGCGCTCTACGGCTCGGTCTTCGTGCTGCCGATCTATCTCACCCGCATCCAGGGCTATAATTCCGAGCAGATCGGCATGGTTCTCGCATGGACCGGCATCCCGCAACTGCTGCTGATCCCGCTGGTGCCTCGCCTGATGAAGCGTTTCGACGTGCGCCTGCTGATCATCGCCGGCTTTGCGCTTTTCGCCGCGTCGAACTTCATGAACGTGCACATGACCGGCGACTATGCGAGCGACCAGCTCTTCTGGCCGAACATCGTGCGTGCCATCGGTCAGGCACTCGTCTTCACGCCCCTGTCTGCGATCGCCACGGCAGGCATCGAGCAGGAGAATGCCGGTTCGGCGTCCGCCCTTTTCAACATGATGCGCAATCTTGGAGGCGCGGTCGGCATCGCTTCGCTGCAGACCTTCCTGTCGAAGCGCGAGCAGTTCCATTCGAACATTCTGACGAAGTCCGTCTCCGTCTTCGAGGAGGCCACCCGCGATCGCATCGCCAGGCTGACGGCCTACTTCATGAGCCACGGCGTCAGCGACCAGGCGCTCGCCAGCCACAAGGCTGTCGTCGCCATCGCGCTGAAAGTCCGTAAGCAGGCCAATATCATGGCCTTCAGCGATACGTTCTTTTTGCTGGGCGTCGCCCTCATCATCGCCCTGATGGCAACCCTGCTTCTGAAGAAACCTGGGCAACTTTCCGGCGGTGGCGCTCACTAG
- a CDS encoding LysR family transcriptional regulator produces MDRLTSLTVFGRVVECGGFSAAARRLNMSVTMVGNHVQSLEDRLGVRLLNRTTRKVSLTETGKYYYERSSQILAELEEADRTAGALSTTPRGTLKIYASGALVRFLLPVVGEYMELYPSISLDFSVGERMVDMIEDGYDLVIRTVPPPDSSLVVRKLTPWRHMLVCSPAYRDSHLIPKAPAEIADHNCLQYAYYPYGDEWRFEDGEGRQESVKITGNIVSNNAEMLRALTQSGRGLFLAPSFVVFDDIAEGRLVKIMPDYRPVEFSINAVYPNRSHLPTKVRLFIDLLVERFAEHRKWMT; encoded by the coding sequence ATGGATCGACTGACAAGCCTCACAGTCTTTGGCCGCGTGGTGGAATGCGGCGGTTTTTCCGCCGCTGCGCGCCGGCTCAACATGTCCGTCACCATGGTCGGCAATCATGTGCAATCGCTGGAGGACCGGCTCGGCGTGCGGCTGCTGAACCGCACGACACGCAAGGTCAGCCTCACCGAAACCGGCAAATATTACTATGAACGCTCGTCGCAGATCCTTGCCGAACTCGAAGAGGCGGACAGGACGGCCGGGGCACTCAGCACCACGCCGCGCGGCACGTTGAAGATCTATGCCAGCGGGGCCCTCGTGCGTTTCCTGCTGCCCGTCGTCGGCGAATATATGGAGCTTTATCCGTCGATCTCACTCGATTTCAGCGTCGGTGAGCGCATGGTCGACATGATCGAGGATGGCTATGATCTGGTGATCCGCACCGTGCCGCCGCCGGATTCGTCGCTCGTCGTGCGCAAACTGACGCCCTGGCGCCATATGCTCGTCTGCTCACCGGCCTATCGCGACAGCCATCTCATCCCGAAGGCGCCGGCCGAGATCGCCGATCACAACTGCCTGCAATATGCCTATTACCCCTACGGCGATGAATGGCGCTTTGAGGATGGCGAAGGCAGGCAGGAGAGTGTCAAGATCACCGGCAATATCGTCTCCAACAATGCCGAAATGCTGCGCGCTCTGACGCAGAGCGGACGCGGCCTGTTCCTGGCGCCGAGCTTTGTGGTGTTCGACGACATCGCCGAAGGGCGGCTGGTGAAGATCATGCCGGACTACAGGCCGGTGGAGTTCAGCATCAACGCGGTCTACCCCAACCGCAGCCACCTGCCGACGAAGGTGAGGCTGTTCATCGATCTGCTGGTAGAGCGATTTGCCGAGCATCGGAAGTGGATGACGTGA
- a CDS encoding sulfite exporter TauE/SafE family protein produces MTSDIFFFIAVGFCAQIVDGALGMAFGVLSTTSLLAFGVPAANASAMTHVTEMFTTAASGLSHAYHRNVDWRLVVRLAPAGMIGGAVGAYLLVNIDGKTIEPFVSAYLIAIGLLILYKAFRPPAQREVRDWAVPPVGLCGGLLDAIGGGGWGPIVTSTLIGRGHDLKRVIGSTNFTEFAVTLTISITFVATLGWSELNSAIGLIIGGVIAAPFGAILVKRLPVRPLMLAVSMIIIATSAIRIF; encoded by the coding sequence ATGACATCGGATATCTTCTTCTTCATCGCCGTAGGCTTCTGCGCCCAAATCGTCGATGGCGCGCTCGGCATGGCTTTCGGCGTGCTGTCGACGACTAGTCTTCTCGCTTTCGGCGTGCCGGCGGCCAATGCCAGCGCCATGACGCATGTGACTGAGATGTTCACGACGGCCGCGTCCGGCCTCTCGCATGCCTATCATCGCAACGTCGACTGGCGCCTGGTGGTGCGGCTTGCGCCCGCCGGCATGATCGGCGGCGCGGTCGGCGCCTATCTGCTCGTCAATATCGATGGCAAGACCATCGAGCCGTTTGTGTCGGCCTATCTGATCGCGATCGGGCTGCTGATCCTCTACAAGGCCTTCCGGCCGCCAGCGCAGCGCGAGGTGCGCGACTGGGCCGTGCCGCCCGTCGGGCTCTGCGGCGGCCTGCTCGATGCGATCGGCGGCGGCGGATGGGGGCCGATCGTCACCAGCACGCTCATCGGCCGCGGTCACGACCTCAAGCGGGTGATCGGCTCGACCAACTTTACCGAATTCGCGGTGACGCTAACGATTTCAATAACCTTCGTCGCAACCCTCGGCTGGTCGGAGCTCAATTCGGCGATCGGCCTCATCATCGGCGGCGTCATCGCCGCCCCCTTCGGCGCGATCCTCGTCAAACGCCTGCCGGTGCGGCCGCTGATGTTGGCGGTCTCGATGATCATCATTGCAACGTCGGCGATACGGATTTTTTAA
- a CDS encoding nuclear transport factor 2 family protein, producing MSDMRTTREQTVRDLYAAYLDDRKDVVGAMLTEDFTFSSPRDDHIDRAVYFERCWPKEPVFRGFYIEFLAIDGDEAARAEKLDGTSFRNIESFRFRDDKIASVEVYFGRNL from the coding sequence ATGAGCGACATGCGCACAACGCGCGAGCAGACAGTCCGTGACCTCTATGCCGCCTATCTCGATGACCGTAAGGATGTCGTCGGCGCCATGCTGACGGAGGATTTCACATTCTCCAGTCCGCGTGACGATCACATCGATCGGGCGGTTTATTTTGAGCGCTGCTGGCCGAAAGAGCCGGTCTTCCGCGGCTTTTACATCGAATTCCTGGCGATCGACGGAGACGAGGCGGCCCGTGCCGAAAAGCTGGATGGCACCAGTTTCCGCAATATTGAAAGTTTTCGCTTCCGCGATGACAAGATCGCATCCGTGGAGGTCTATTTCGGCCGGAATTTGTAA
- the nadE gene encoding ammonia-dependent NAD(+) synthetase: protein MTILSDEQGEIIRELGVAVEIDPEHEIERRTAFLKDYLVASGMRGYVLGISGGVDSLTAALLAQKAVRELRDNGHAAEFIAMRLPYGVQADEADANRALETIGADRSMVVNIKTAADAMLAAAQTGGLAFADAGRRDFILGNIKARQRMIAQFALAGALGSLVIGTDHAAEAVMGFFTKFGDGAADILPLAGLNKRRVRLLAKRLGAPEELVFKVPTADLEDQRPLRPDEEAYGVTYDEIDDFLEGKPVGEISRRRILAAYRATAHKRALPVAVSAL, encoded by the coding sequence ATGACGATACTGTCCGACGAACAAGGCGAGATCATCCGTGAACTGGGCGTTGCCGTCGAGATCGATCCCGAACACGAGATCGAACGCCGCACCGCCTTCCTCAAGGATTATCTCGTCGCCTCGGGGATGCGCGGTTACGTGCTCGGCATCAGCGGCGGCGTCGATTCGCTGACCGCGGCCCTGCTTGCCCAGAAGGCCGTGCGCGAACTGCGTGATAACGGCCATGCCGCCGAATTCATCGCCATGCGCCTTCCCTATGGTGTTCAGGCGGATGAGGCTGATGCGAACCGGGCGCTGGAAACGATCGGCGCCGACCGCTCGATGGTGGTCAATATCAAGACGGCGGCGGATGCGATGCTTGCCGCCGCCCAGACCGGCGGTCTTGCCTTTGCCGATGCCGGGCGCCGGGATTTCATCCTCGGCAACATCAAGGCCCGCCAGCGCATGATCGCCCAGTTTGCGCTTGCAGGCGCGCTCGGCAGCCTCGTCATCGGCACCGATCATGCGGCCGAGGCGGTGATGGGTTTCTTCACCAAGTTCGGCGATGGCGCAGCCGATATCCTGCCGCTCGCCGGCCTCAACAAGCGCCGCGTCCGGCTGCTGGCAAAAAGGCTTGGCGCGCCTGAAGAGCTGGTCTTCAAGGTGCCGACCGCCGATCTCGAGGATCAGCGCCCTCTGCGTCCCGACGAGGAGGCCTACGGCGTGACCTATGACGAGATCGACGATTTCCTCGAAGGCAAGCCGGTCGGCGAGATCTCCCGCCGCCGGATATTGGCAGCCTATCGGGCGACCGCGCACAAACGCGCCCTGCCGGTGGCCGTCAGCGCGCTCTGA
- a CDS encoding TetR/AcrR family transcriptional regulator, producing the protein MKDEKKRGRPRAFDAKAALGKARDVFWDKGFAAASLDNLSAATNLNRPSLYGAFGDKEDLYLDTLEGYRQDGMDVLTEALDPSLQLRDNIARVYAGALEIYLHGETAARGCFLIGTATAEAIQHERVREVLGRSLSDFDGEIEKRMRLAVERGELPEGADPQMLARLASAVMHSLAVRARAGDSREVLEAIARSGVELICGSASRL; encoded by the coding sequence ATGAAGGATGAGAAGAAGCGCGGCCGCCCGAGGGCCTTCGACGCCAAAGCTGCACTCGGCAAGGCGCGGGATGTCTTTTGGGACAAAGGGTTTGCCGCCGCCTCGCTCGACAATCTGAGCGCGGCGACCAACCTCAACCGCCCCAGCCTCTACGGCGCCTTCGGCGACAAGGAAGATCTCTATCTCGATACGCTGGAAGGGTATCGCCAAGATGGCATGGACGTGCTGACCGAGGCACTCGATCCGTCACTACAGCTTCGCGACAATATCGCCCGCGTCTATGCCGGGGCGTTGGAAATCTATTTGCACGGCGAAACCGCCGCCCGCGGCTGTTTTCTGATCGGCACGGCCACGGCCGAGGCAATCCAGCATGAGCGCGTCCGCGAAGTGCTCGGCCGCAGCCTCAGCGATTTCGACGGCGAGATCGAAAAGCGCATGCGCCTTGCTGTGGAAAGAGGCGAGCTTCCCGAGGGCGCCGATCCGCAAATGCTTGCAAGGCTTGCCTCCGCCGTCATGCATTCGCTCGCCGTCCGCGCCCGCGCCGGCGACAGCCGCGAGGTACTGGAAGCGATCGCCCGTTCGGGCGTCGAGCTGATCTGCGGCAGCGCCAGCCGCCTCTAG